The Coffea arabica cultivar ET-39 chromosome 9e, Coffea Arabica ET-39 HiFi, whole genome shotgun sequence genome has a window encoding:
- the LOC140014803 gene encoding replication protein A 70 kDa DNA-binding subunit B-like — MIYKSDIEFFRNHFNLYKRYMISNARVEYTPLEYRAHENQCTWYIDNSTIVQAIDEASPPEIPSVFTFTPFRRFYQHIDDTSDIDTLGIVAQVHPRNHRGPTPTREIVIIDNSFMPVILTLWGEHETDEGQTIANIIQSMPLIVALRVKVSSYHTLNLSTKFGSSILVNPPIQQGASLKQWAVENKSQITELIAQKAYCDRAKLLPQPSEDELCTITDFLKFPTKKAYWIQGTPRFLDRSQHLWYNACSNCHKSFRAKPLWKIVCTSCNKQVNVVPRCRLTIELADYSGMLTLDLYDNDAEQLLPFTLLEIQELEDKHQLNYIAIEQAIENTILTCFVKKMMGNRGSGDTEKYTAIIVHKANAAEIISKIPTTPASIATSSTCASSTPGPSTAEAVPKHSTFDSELFTALKITESPTKRQRTDVTDMEQ; from the exons ATGATATACAAGTCAGATATAGAATTCTTCCGCAACCACTTCAACTTGTACAAACGTTACATGATATCCAATGCAAGAGTTGAATACACTCCGCTGGAATACCGTGCACATGAAAATCAATGCACCTGGTATATTGACAACTCTACCATTGTCCAAGCAATCGATGAAGCAAGCCCTCCAGAAATTCCCTCTGTTTTCACATTCACACCTTTCAGAAGATTCTATCAACATATTGATGACACTTCAGACATAG ATACCCTTGGCATTGTTGCACAAGTTCATCCACGAAATCACAGAGGCCCTACCCCAACCAGAGAAATTGTCATCATAGATAACAG CTTCATGCCAGTCATCCTAACTTTGTGGGGTGAGCATGAAACAGATGAAGGGCAGACTATTGCAAATATCATTCAATCAATGCCACTCATTGTCGCACTTCGAGTGAAGGTCTCATCCTATCACA CTCTGAATCTATCAACAAAGTTTGGCTCAAGTATTTTGGTGAACCCTCCTATACAACAAGGTGCCTCACTGAAACAATG GGCTGTGGAAAACAAGTCACAAATTACTGAGCTCATTGCACAAAAGGCATACTGTGATCGAGCAAAACTCCTACCACAACCCTCAGAAGATGAGCTCTGCACAATCACAGACTTCCTAAAATTCCCAACG AAAAAAGCTTACTGGATTCAAGGAACTCCACGATTTCTCGACAGAAGCCAGCACTTATGGTATAATGCATGCTCAAACTGTCACAAATCATTCAGAGCAAAACCACTCTGGAAAATTGTCTGCACTTCCTGCAATAAGCAAGTGAATGTCGTTCCAAG ATGCAGATTAACCATAGAGCTGGCTGACTACTCTGGAATGCTCACACTTGATCTATATGACAATGATGCAGAGCAACTATTGCCCTTCACTCTACTTGAAATTCAAGAACTTGAAGACAAG CACCAGCTCAACTACATTGCTATTGAACAAGCTATTGAAAACACCATTCTCACTTGCTTTGTGAAAAAAATGATGGGAAACCGTGGATCCGGGGACACAGAAAAATACACAGCCATAATAGTGCACAAAGCAAATGCTGCAGAAATCATATCAAAGATTCCTACAACCCCAGCATCGATTGCTACTTCCTCCACATGCGCTTCCTCGACTCCAGGACCATCAACTGCAGAAGCTGTCCCAAAACACTCAACTTTTGACAGTGAATTATTCACAGCTCTCAAAATTACAGAAAGTCCAACTAAGAGACAACGCACTGACGTGACTGATATGGAGCAGTAG